A DNA window from Drosophila virilis strain 15010-1051.87 chromosome 4, Dvir_AGI_RSII-ME, whole genome shotgun sequence contains the following coding sequences:
- the MFS3 gene encoding sialin — translation MSEEVPAKGSILGKLVPARYVLAILGSIGMAIVYGLKVNLSVAMVAMVNHTAIHQLQQQSAGHHSIANATTSESNPVEQCSPPGGATNVTAKVEDGPFSWSEPLQGTLLSCYFWGYLVSQIPLAHVAENFSAKWVMLFSVAINVLCTLLTPVLTASHYGGLIVMRVLEGVGGGASFPAMHVMIASWAPPTERMVMSTIIYVGTSAGTALSILLAGVLSASWGWESVFYVMGALSCIWMVLWVFLVQDNPNKQRFISAEERHMITSSLGTETKVEHHPKVPWGKVFTSVPFWAILIAHTCNNFGWYMFLIEIPFYMKQVLKFNVASNAALSALPYFPMIIFSILLGKVLDTLQAKGKVSTTCARKTATSICTIIPGICLLILCYIGCRHYEAVSIMSVGIVAMGAMFSGFLSNHIDIAPNFAGTLVALTNTAATLPGIVVPLFVGFVTHGNQNISAWRIIFGVTIVLFALEFLVFAIFGSGAEQSWNRSGAQKEAEVKDEKTPLKDVNAPIKP, via the exons ATGTCCGAGGAAGTGCCCGCCAAGGGCAGCATTTTGGGCA AACTTGTGCCCGCACGCTATGTGCTCGCCATACTCGGCTCCATTGGCATGGCCATTGTCTACGGCCTGAAGGTGAATCTCAGCGTGGCCATGGTCGCGATGGTCAATCACACGGCCATacaccagctgcagcagcagtcagCCGGCCACCATAGCATTGCGAATGCCACCACCAGCGAGAGCAATCCCGTCGAGCAGTGCTCGCCACCAGGTGGCGCCACCAATGTCACCGCCAAGGTTGAG GACGGACCCTTCAGCTGGAGTGAGCCATTGCAGGGCACGCTGCTGAGCTGTTACTTCTGGGGCTATCTGGTCTCGCAGATACCATTGGCTCATGTGGCCGAGAACTTTTCGGCCAAGTGGGTCATGCTGTTCTCGGTGGCCATCAATGTGCTGTGCACCCTGTTGACTCCTGTCTTGACTGCATCCCATTATGGCGGCTTGATTGTGATGCGTGTGCTGGAGGGCGTGGGCGGCGGCGCCTCGTTTCCAGCGATGCATGTCATGATCGCCTCGTGGGCACCGCCCACAGAGCGCATGGTCATGTCCACCATCATCTATGTGGGCACATCGGCTGGCACTGCACTTTCCATACTGCTGGCCGGCGTCTTGTCCGCCTCCTGGGGCTGGGAGTCGGTGTTCTATGTGATGGGCGCTCTGAGCTGCATCTGGATGGTGCTGTGGGTATTTTTAGTGCAGGACAATCCCAACAAGCAACGCTTCATTAGTGCCGAGGAACGTCATATGATCACCAGCTCGCTGGGCACCGAAACGAAGGTCGAACATCATCCAAAGGTGCCATGGGGCAAGGTGTTCACCTCGGTGCCATTCTGGGCCATACTCATTGCGCACACCTGCAACAACTTTGGCTGGTACATGTTCCTCATCGAGATTCCATTCTACATGAAGCAGGTGCTCAAGTTCAATGTGGCCAGCAATGCGGCACTCAGCGCTCTTCCCTATTTCCCGATGATCATATTCAGCATATTACTCGGCAAAGTGTTGGACACGCTGCAAGCGAAGG GCAAAGTAAGCACAACCTGCGCTAGAAAGACGGCCACCTCGATTTGTACCATTATACCAGGCATATGTCTGCTGATCCTGTGCTATATCGGCTGCCGTCACTATGAGGCCGTCTCCATCATGTCTGTGGGCATTGTGGCAATGGGCGCCATGTTCTCTGGCTTCTTGTCCAATCACATTGATATCGCGCCCAACTTTGCTGGCACTTTGGTTGCGTTGACCAACACAGCTGCCACCTTGCCTGGCATTGTGGTGCCGCTTTTCGTTGGCTTTGTCACCCATGGAAAT CAAAATATTAGCGCCTGGCGCATCATCTTTGGCGTTACGATCGTATTATTCGCGCTGGAGTTCTTGGTCTTCGCCATATTCGGTTCGGGTGCTGAGCAATCGTGGAACAGATCTGGTGCCCAGAAGGAGGCTGAGGTCAAGGATGAGAAGACACCGCTTAAGGATGTTAATGCACCGATAAAGCCATAA